In Caldanaerovirga acetigignens, the following are encoded in one genomic region:
- the amrA gene encoding AmmeMemoRadiSam system protein A has protein sequence MGIVGCFLMPHPAIMIEEVGKKETLKVKNSIEAAHRVGEEIVRLKPETIVIISPHGPVFQDAICVYDFPLKGDFAEFGVPELTLEFVPDEQLKAEVLKKANEKKIPTVKSSIINYSRYGLKKKLDHGVMVPLYFITRHTADIKLVPMSFGMLPYEDLYTFGKAIGEAAESLDKKVVVVASGDLSHRLLPGAPAGFDPEGKVFDEKLISILERFDLDALYDMDQDLIERAGECGLRSIWIMLGTLDGREVKAEVLSYEGPFGVGYCVAAFYPEGKTESWLERLLKRRAEDIKKRRENEDPYVKLARQSLETYVRTGKVIKVPDDLSEEMLKQRAGVFVSIKKRGQLRGCIGTFLPTRKNIAEEIIRNAISAGCEDPRFSPVEPEELPELVYSVDVLTTPEPVDSPDKLDPKKYGVIVKKGARTGLLLPDLEGVDTVEKQLEIALRKAGIRPDEDYEIFRFEVKRHH, from the coding sequence ATGGGAATAGTTGGATGTTTCCTGATGCCTCATCCTGCAATAATGATTGAGGAAGTGGGCAAAAAGGAGACGTTAAAAGTTAAAAACTCTATAGAAGCTGCCCACCGAGTAGGAGAAGAAATAGTAAGGCTGAAGCCAGAGACTATAGTGATAATCTCACCTCACGGTCCGGTCTTTCAAGATGCAATCTGCGTATATGATTTTCCTTTGAAAGGAGATTTTGCAGAATTTGGAGTGCCTGAATTGACTCTTGAATTTGTGCCGGATGAGCAATTAAAGGCCGAGGTGTTAAAAAAGGCAAATGAGAAGAAAATTCCCACAGTAAAATCGAGTATAATAAATTATTCCAGATATGGTTTAAAAAAGAAGCTGGACCACGGAGTAATGGTGCCCCTTTATTTCATAACCCGCCACACTGCGGACATCAAGCTGGTGCCCATGTCCTTCGGGATGCTTCCCTACGAGGACCTTTATACTTTCGGGAAGGCCATCGGGGAAGCGGCTGAATCTCTGGATAAAAAAGTGGTGGTGGTAGCGAGCGGCGATTTATCCCACCGGCTCCTTCCCGGAGCACCGGCGGGGTTTGATCCCGAGGGCAAGGTTTTTGACGAGAAACTGATTTCTATTCTGGAGCGCTTCGACCTGGATGCCTTATATGACATGGACCAGGACCTCATAGAAAGGGCGGGCGAATGCGGCCTCCGGTCTATCTGGATAATGCTCGGGACACTGGACGGCCGTGAGGTAAAAGCCGAAGTCCTTTCTTACGAAGGGCCTTTCGGAGTGGGGTACTGCGTGGCCGCGTTCTATCCGGAAGGGAAAACCGAAAGCTGGCTGGAAAGGCTGTTAAAAAGGAGGGCCGAAGATATTAAGAAAAGGAGGGAAAACGAAGACCCTTACGTGAAACTGGCGCGCCAAAGCCTGGAGACTTACGTCAGGACGGGAAAGGTAATAAAAGTGCCCGATGACCTTTCGGAAGAAATGCTGAAGCAAAGGGCGGGAGTTTTCGTCTCGATAAAAAAGCGCGGCCAGCTTCGCGGGTGCATAGGAACTTTTTTGCCGACTAGGAAAAACATTGCAGAAGAAATAATAAGAAACGCTATAAGCGCTGGATGCGAAGACCCGAGATTTTCACCGGTTGAACCCGAAGAACTTCCCGAACTCGTCTATTCGGTAGACGTCCTCACGACGCCGGAACCCGTGGATTCGCCGGATAAGCTGGACCCAAAAAAGTACGGCGTTATAGTAAAGAAAGGAGCGAGGACTGGGCTCTTGCTGCCGGATCTAGAAGGAGTGGATACCGTGGAAAAGCAGCTGGAAATCGCCTTGAGAAAAGCAGGGATAAGGCCCGACGAGGATTATGAAATTTTCAGGTTTGAAGTAAAGAGGCACCATTGA
- a CDS encoding saccharopine dehydrogenase NADP-binding domain-containing protein: MDSFAFIIHPIDTYDATRKFKFMRSWPEKVIEGIIKHLPPVKVSHITGVKSPYNEVEGWFVGCPLTTRQMMTIPEDFVIKKIIRAGKLAEKLGAKIVGLGAFTSVVGDAGITISKNLNIPVTTGNSYTVATAVEGAVKAAELMGKDIRDAEVVIIGATGSIGKVCAEILAKDARFLTLVGRNTQRLEAIAEKILRETGLSVRITSNAKNALKKADVVITVTSSVDTVIEAEDLKPGAVVCDVARPRDVSKEVAEKRDDVLIIEGGVVEVPGDVNFNFNFGFEPKTCYACMAETMILALERRYECFTLGRDLTVEQVEEISRLAKKHGFKLAGFRSFERPVTKEHIERVKENAKRNLARWKGSAV, translated from the coding sequence ATGGATAGTTTCGCATTTATAATTCATCCCATCGATACTTACGATGCGACGAGAAAATTCAAATTCATGAGGTCGTGGCCGGAAAAGGTCATAGAAGGAATTATAAAGCACCTTCCGCCGGTGAAGGTTTCTCACATAACAGGAGTAAAATCACCGTACAACGAGGTGGAAGGTTGGTTCGTAGGCTGTCCCCTTACTACCCGGCAGATGATGACTATTCCCGAAGATTTCGTGATAAAAAAGATAATAAGAGCGGGAAAGCTTGCCGAAAAGCTAGGTGCTAAGATAGTGGGCTTGGGGGCCTTTACTTCGGTAGTGGGGGATGCGGGAATTACCATATCGAAGAACTTGAACATACCCGTTACGACGGGAAACAGCTATACCGTAGCGACTGCAGTTGAGGGGGCTGTGAAGGCAGCGGAGCTGATGGGGAAGGACATAAGGGATGCCGAGGTAGTGATAATAGGTGCGACTGGCTCCATCGGGAAAGTATGCGCGGAAATTCTGGCGAAGGATGCCCGTTTTTTGACATTGGTTGGGAGGAATACGCAGAGGCTCGAAGCTATTGCCGAGAAAATCCTGCGTGAAACGGGGCTTTCGGTGCGAATTACCTCTAACGCAAAAAATGCCTTGAAGAAGGCGGATGTTGTGATTACTGTAACAAGCAGCGTGGATACCGTAATCGAAGCTGAAGACTTAAAGCCCGGCGCGGTGGTGTGCGATGTGGCAAGGCCGAGAGATGTTTCCAAAGAAGTGGCCGAAAAGCGCGACGACGTTCTGATCATCGAGGGCGGCGTGGTGGAAGTGCCCGGAGATGTGAACTTCAATTTCAATTTCGGATTCGAGCCGAAGACGTGCTATGCCTGCATGGCCGAAACCATGATACTCGCGCTGGAGCGGCGGTACGAGTGCTTTACTCTCGGCAGAGATTTGACAGTAGAGCAGGTGGAAGAAATATCGCGGCTTGCCAAAAAGCACGGCTTTAAACTGGCGGGATTCAGGAGCTTCGAGCGGCCGGTGACGAAAGAACACATAGAAAGAGTAAAGGAAAACGCAAAGAGGAATCTTGCAAGGTGGAAAGGTAGCGCTGTGTAG
- a CDS encoding quinate 5-dehydrogenase — translation MKHVMSVSLGSSKRNHKVKVNILGEEFLIERVGTDGDKQKAAELIRQYDGKVSAFGLGGIDLYLYAGKKRYIIKDAAKLAACARISPVVDGSGLKNTLERKVIEYLDKEKILDFKGKKVLLVAATDRFGMAQALEKTGALMTYGDLIFALGIPIPLHSLKVIDFLARILVPVLSRLPFEMLYPTGEKQEVNKSRFSKFFEEADIIAGDFHYIKRYMPEKLQGKVIITNTVTSEDVGMLKEKGVKMLVTTTPELEGRSFGTNVMEAVLVSLAGKPYNELTPNDYEELLEKIGFLPRIEKLN, via the coding sequence GTGAAGCATGTGATGAGTGTGAGCTTAGGTTCGTCGAAGAGAAACCATAAGGTAAAGGTGAATATATTGGGAGAGGAATTTCTTATAGAGCGTGTGGGTACCGATGGGGACAAGCAAAAGGCGGCCGAACTCATAAGGCAGTACGATGGCAAGGTTAGCGCATTTGGCCTCGGGGGCATCGATCTTTACCTTTATGCTGGGAAAAAACGCTACATTATAAAAGATGCCGCAAAGCTGGCTGCTTGTGCCAGAATATCGCCCGTGGTGGACGGCTCGGGGCTTAAAAATACCCTGGAAAGAAAGGTCATTGAATACTTGGATAAAGAAAAAATTCTTGATTTTAAAGGGAAAAAGGTGCTTTTAGTCGCGGCCACCGATCGGTTCGGCATGGCACAAGCCCTGGAAAAGACGGGTGCATTGATGACCTACGGCGATTTAATATTTGCACTGGGCATACCCATTCCCCTCCATTCGCTAAAGGTCATAGATTTTTTGGCGAGGATACTGGTGCCGGTACTGTCAAGATTGCCCTTCGAGATGCTTTATCCTACAGGGGAAAAACAGGAAGTAAACAAATCCAGGTTCAGCAAATTTTTCGAAGAAGCGGATATCATCGCGGGGGACTTTCATTACATAAAGAGGTATATGCCCGAGAAGCTTCAAGGGAAGGTAATAATAACAAATACGGTGACCTCCGAAGACGTTGGGATGTTAAAAGAAAAAGGCGTTAAGATGCTCGTTACGACGACTCCTGAGCTAGAAGGCAGGTCTTTCGGCACCAACGTAATGGAGGCGGTCCTTGTTTCCCTTGCGGGAAAACCGTATAATGAGCTTACTCCTAATGATTACGAGGAGCTTTTAGAAAAAATAGGCTTTTTGCCGCGCATAGAGAAATTAAATTAA
- a CDS encoding helix-turn-helix domain-containing protein gives MDLIRIGDKLISMTKIIAVLEEMLSLRQKGLSQAEVAKRFGIDRSFISRIENLGEVRKGKTIALIGFPLKNTAEIEKVAREEGVDFLLLMTDRERWDFVYKKSGIELVNEIMGLIYKVRQHDVVIILGSDQRIKLFRALLDNEVVAIEIGRSPMKEDVYVEPDYLREIIRKIRE, from the coding sequence ATGGACCTCATACGCATAGGAGACAAACTGATAAGCATGACGAAAATAATTGCTGTGCTGGAGGAGATGTTGTCCTTAAGGCAAAAGGGATTGTCTCAGGCTGAGGTGGCGAAAAGATTCGGCATTGACAGGTCCTTCATTTCGAGAATAGAAAATTTGGGCGAAGTAAGAAAGGGAAAAACCATAGCTCTGATTGGCTTTCCGCTTAAAAATACCGCTGAAATAGAAAAGGTTGCCCGGGAAGAAGGGGTGGATTTCCTCCTCCTCATGACCGACAGAGAGCGGTGGGATTTCGTTTATAAAAAATCCGGGATAGAGTTGGTAAACGAAATTATGGGTCTGATTTACAAGGTGAGGCAGCACGACGTGGTGATTATTTTGGGCTCCGACCAGCGGATAAAACTTTTCAGGGCGCTTCTCGATAACGAGGTGGTTGCAATAGAGATAGGGCGGTCTCCAATGAAAGAAGATGTTTACGTGGAGCCCGATTACCTGAGGGAGATTATAAGAAAGATAAGGGAGTGA
- the amrS gene encoding AmmeMemoRadiSam system radical SAM enzyme, producing the protein MPIKEAMFYEKEEGELTRCLLCPHHCVISPGRSGACRVRKNIKGVLYSTNYGRISSLGMDPIEKKPLYHFYPGSLIFSVGSFGCNFRCKFCQNWQIAQVTEVPTEYVPAERLIKIAKSQPGNIGIAYTYNEPSIWYEYVLECVRLAKKEGLKNVLVTNGFIEMEPLEQLLPYVDAMNIDVKAYTEDFYRDLTSGSLSAVKRTVERAQETCHVEITTLLIPGLNDRDEEIEALACWLSSIRRDIPLHLTRYFPNYKMNLPPTPVITLKRAREKASKYLDYVYTGNIADEVGSNTYCPRCGEAVIRRYGYMVQVKIRDAKCPKCGYEISVVS; encoded by the coding sequence ATGCCGATTAAAGAAGCAATGTTTTACGAGAAAGAGGAAGGCGAACTCACCCGATGTCTTCTTTGCCCCCACCATTGCGTAATCTCGCCCGGAAGGTCTGGCGCATGTAGGGTTCGAAAAAATATAAAGGGCGTGCTTTACTCCACAAATTACGGCAGGATATCTTCTTTGGGCATGGACCCGATAGAAAAAAAGCCCCTCTATCACTTTTACCCCGGCAGCTTAATCTTTTCGGTGGGCAGCTTCGGATGCAACTTCCGCTGCAAATTCTGCCAAAACTGGCAGATAGCGCAAGTGACCGAAGTTCCTACCGAGTACGTCCCGGCCGAACGGCTTATAAAAATAGCAAAAAGCCAGCCAGGAAACATCGGAATAGCCTACACGTACAACGAACCGTCGATATGGTACGAGTACGTATTAGAGTGTGTCCGGCTAGCAAAAAAGGAGGGGCTTAAAAACGTTCTCGTCACCAACGGGTTCATAGAGATGGAGCCGTTGGAGCAACTGCTTCCCTATGTAGATGCCATGAACATAGACGTCAAGGCTTACACCGAAGATTTCTACAGGGACCTGACGTCGGGGAGCCTTTCTGCGGTCAAGCGGACCGTAGAGCGGGCTCAGGAGACCTGTCACGTAGAGATAACCACCCTGCTGATCCCCGGGCTCAACGATCGAGATGAAGAAATAGAAGCCCTGGCTTGCTGGCTTTCTTCAATCCGCCGGGATATTCCGCTTCACCTCACGCGGTATTTTCCCAATTACAAGATGAACCTGCCTCCCACTCCCGTCATCACCCTGAAGAGGGCCAGGGAGAAAGCCTCGAAGTACCTGGACTACGTTTACACCGGTAACATCGCCGATGAGGTAGGCAGCAACACTTACTGCCCCCGGTGCGGGGAGGCCGTAATAAGGCGGTATGGCTACATGGTACAGGTGAAGATTCGCGATGCCAAATGCCCAAAGTGCGGTTATGAAATTTCTGTGGTAAGTTAA